A window of the Microvirga terrae genome harbors these coding sequences:
- a CDS encoding Hsp20/alpha crystallin family protein, protein MAMRDPADWMLSEAIEALARAERLHRQMFQPPSAMRRAAWEPPIDVLETEQEVLILIALPGVAPDQVETVIEDGTLVVAGRRVLPPQLRTAVIHRLELPQGRFERRIPLPPGRYDAVRRAAGDGCLVISLRKAL, encoded by the coding sequence GTGGCCATGCGAGATCCGGCAGACTGGATGCTCTCGGAAGCAATTGAGGCGCTTGCCCGTGCCGAGCGCCTGCACCGACAGATGTTCCAACCGCCTTCGGCGATGCGCCGCGCAGCTTGGGAGCCCCCCATTGATGTGCTTGAGACCGAGCAGGAAGTTCTCATCCTCATTGCTCTGCCCGGCGTGGCGCCGGACCAGGTCGAGACGGTGATCGAGGACGGAACCCTCGTGGTCGCCGGCCGCCGCGTTCTGCCGCCGCAACTGCGCACCGCCGTGATCCACCGGCTGGAGCTGCCGCAGGGCCGGTTCGAGCGGCGCATCCCGCTGCCGCCAGGTCGGTATGACGCCGTCCGGCGTGCCGCCGGAGACGGATGTCTGGTTATCAGCCTCCGCAAAGCGCTTTGA
- the msrA gene encoding peptide-methionine (S)-S-oxide reductase MsrA, producing MFSFRKRLDLPNAAEALPGRTSPIPTAERHFINDRPLQPPYPDGMEKAVFGLGCFWGAERKFWQLGDGVWITAAGYAAGTTPNPTYEEVCSGLTGHNEVVLVVYDPKVTSYEALLKTFWENHDPTQGMRQGNDVGTQYRSGIYVFDEDQKKAAEASKAAYGEALAAKGYGPVTTEILDAGPFYFAEDYHQQYLAKNPNGYCGLGGTGVSCQIGVGVAAE from the coding sequence ATGTTCAGCTTCCGCAAACGACTCGACCTGCCGAACGCCGCCGAGGCTCTGCCCGGCCGGACCAGCCCGATTCCGACGGCTGAGCGGCACTTCATCAACGACCGCCCCCTTCAGCCGCCCTATCCCGACGGGATGGAGAAGGCCGTGTTCGGCCTCGGCTGCTTCTGGGGCGCGGAGCGCAAGTTCTGGCAGCTGGGTGACGGCGTCTGGATCACCGCTGCGGGCTACGCGGCCGGCACCACGCCGAACCCGACCTACGAGGAAGTGTGCTCGGGCCTCACCGGGCACAACGAGGTCGTCCTGGTGGTCTACGATCCGAAGGTGACCTCCTATGAGGCCCTGCTGAAGACCTTCTGGGAAAATCACGACCCGACTCAGGGCATGCGCCAGGGCAACGACGTGGGTACCCAGTACCGCTCCGGGATCTATGTGTTCGACGAGGATCAGAAGAAGGCCGCAGAGGCGTCCAAGGCCGCTTACGGCGAGGCGCTCGCGGCCAAGGGCTACGGGCCGGTCACGACCGAGATTCTCGACGCGGGACCGTTCTACTTCGCCGAGGATTATCACCAGCAATACCTGGCCAAGAACCCGAACGGCTATTGCGGCCTGGGCGGCACCGGCGTCTCCTGCCAGATCGGCGTCGGCGTAGCGGCGGAATAG
- the lon gene encoding endopeptidase La, whose translation MIVSHDIPRAAEDGTSPGSDNSAKALPPDGLLIVPVRNTVLFPGTVFPIALGRERSIAAAQQAVREERQIGLLMQRDAEQADPAAVDLHRTGTVANILRYVNAPDGTHHVVLQGEQRFRVTEFVKERPFIVARVLPIEEPGILTPDIEARFLHLRQQALEALQLLPQVPQELVGTVQAAATPGTLADLVAAYLDVGADQKQELLETIDLTARLDKVSRLLAERIEVLRLTQEIGRQTRATLDERQREVILREQMAAIQRQLGEGDGRAQEVQELTEKIAKAAMPPEVEEQARRELHRYERMPEGAMEAGMIRTYLDWLVELPWALPEEKPIDIVEARRILDEDHFGLEKIKQRIIEYLAVRKLAPNGKAPILCFAGPPGVGKTSLGQSIARAMGRPFMRVSLGGVHDEAEIRGHRRTYVGALPGNIIQAIRKAGARDCVMMLDEIDKMGRGVQGDPSAAMLEVLDPEQNATFRDNYLGVPFDLSRVVFIATANMLDTIPGPLRDRMEIITLAGYTEDEKLQIARRYLVRRQLEANGLKAEQAETSDEALRRIIRDYTREAGVRNLEREIGRALRHAAVRIAEGSAEHVRIDAGDLAAILGPVRFEDEVAMRTSVPGVATGLAWTPVGGDILFIEASRAPGKGGLILTGQLGDVMRESAQAAMTLVKSRAASFGIDPALFGKSDVHIHVPAGATPKDGPSAGVAMFTALVSLLTGRTVRSDTAMTGEISLRGLVLPVGGIKEKVTAAARAGLTRVMLPSRNRRDFEDIPEDTRARLEFIWLERVDEAIASALEDKPTNVPDAAE comes from the coding sequence ATGATCGTCTCACATGATATTCCGCGCGCGGCCGAGGACGGCACAAGCCCTGGTTCGGACAACTCCGCGAAGGCTCTTCCGCCGGATGGCCTTCTCATCGTACCCGTGCGCAACACGGTCCTGTTCCCAGGAACAGTGTTCCCCATTGCGCTCGGCCGTGAGCGCTCCATCGCCGCGGCCCAGCAGGCGGTGAGGGAGGAGCGTCAGATCGGCCTCCTGATGCAGCGGGACGCGGAGCAGGCCGACCCGGCCGCGGTTGATTTGCACAGAACCGGCACCGTCGCCAACATCCTGCGCTATGTGAATGCGCCTGACGGCACGCACCATGTCGTCCTCCAGGGCGAGCAGCGCTTCCGGGTCACCGAGTTCGTGAAGGAGCGGCCGTTCATCGTGGCGCGGGTTCTGCCGATTGAGGAGCCGGGAATCCTAACACCGGACATTGAGGCCCGCTTTCTTCACCTCCGGCAGCAGGCACTTGAGGCGCTGCAGCTCCTACCGCAGGTGCCACAGGAGCTTGTTGGAACTGTGCAGGCCGCCGCGACGCCTGGGACTTTGGCAGACCTCGTTGCGGCTTATCTCGATGTCGGTGCTGACCAGAAGCAGGAGCTTCTGGAAACCATTGATCTCACCGCGCGGCTCGATAAGGTCTCCCGCCTGCTGGCCGAACGGATCGAGGTCCTGCGCCTGACGCAGGAGATCGGCCGTCAGACCCGGGCCACCTTGGACGAACGCCAGCGCGAGGTAATCCTGCGCGAGCAGATGGCGGCGATTCAGCGCCAGCTGGGCGAAGGCGACGGGCGCGCCCAGGAGGTTCAGGAACTCACCGAGAAGATTGCGAAAGCCGCCATGCCGCCGGAGGTTGAGGAGCAGGCCCGCCGCGAGCTGCACCGCTATGAGCGCATGCCGGAGGGCGCCATGGAGGCCGGGATGATCCGGACCTACCTCGATTGGCTCGTCGAACTGCCTTGGGCCCTGCCCGAGGAGAAACCCATCGATATCGTGGAGGCGCGCCGCATTCTCGACGAGGACCATTTCGGGCTTGAGAAGATCAAGCAGCGCATCATCGAATATCTCGCCGTGCGCAAGCTCGCCCCGAACGGCAAGGCGCCGATCCTGTGCTTTGCTGGCCCGCCCGGCGTCGGCAAGACGTCCCTTGGGCAGTCGATTGCCCGCGCCATGGGGCGGCCCTTCATGCGGGTTAGCCTCGGCGGCGTCCACGACGAGGCGGAGATCCGCGGCCACAGGCGCACCTATGTGGGCGCTTTGCCGGGCAACATCATCCAGGCGATCAGGAAGGCTGGCGCACGCGATTGCGTGATGATGCTGGACGAAATCGACAAGATGGGACGCGGCGTCCAGGGGGATCCCTCCGCGGCCATGCTGGAGGTGCTCGATCCTGAGCAGAACGCCACCTTCCGCGACAACTATCTGGGCGTTCCGTTCGACCTCTCGCGCGTGGTGTTCATCGCCACCGCCAACATGCTCGACACCATTCCGGGTCCCCTGCGCGACCGCATGGAGATCATCACCCTGGCTGGCTACACTGAGGACGAGAAGCTTCAGATTGCCCGGCGCTACTTGGTTCGGCGGCAGCTGGAGGCGAACGGACTTAAGGCCGAGCAGGCCGAGACCAGCGACGAGGCCTTGCGCCGGATCATCCGGGATTACACCCGCGAGGCCGGCGTCCGGAACCTGGAGCGCGAGATCGGCCGGGCCCTGCGCCACGCTGCCGTGCGGATCGCCGAGGGCAGCGCCGAGCACGTGCGCATCGACGCCGGGGATCTCGCCGCAATCCTCGGTCCGGTCCGCTTTGAGGACGAGGTGGCGATGCGTACCAGCGTGCCAGGGGTCGCCACAGGATTGGCGTGGACTCCGGTGGGCGGCGACATCCTGTTTATTGAGGCCAGCCGTGCTCCAGGCAAGGGCGGCCTTATTCTCACGGGGCAGCTCGGCGATGTCATGCGTGAGAGCGCACAGGCGGCGATGACCCTGGTGAAGAGCCGCGCCGCTTCATTCGGCATCGATCCCGCCCTGTTCGGGAAGAGCGACGTCCACATCCACGTTCCCGCGGGAGCCACTCCGAAGGATGGCCCAAGTGCGGGCGTGGCCATGTTCACGGCGCTGGTCTCGCTTCTGACGGGCCGAACGGTGCGCAGCGACACGGCCATGACGGGGGAGATCAGCCTGCGCGGGCTTGTCCTGCCGGTGGGCGGGATCAAGGAAAAGGTCACGGCGGCCGCGCGGGCGGGGCTCACCCGGGTGATGCTGCCGTCCCGCAATCGGCGCGACTTCGAGGACATCCCCGAGGATACGCGGGCCCGGCTTGAATTCATTTGGCTGGAGCGGGTCGACGAAGCCATCGCGTCTGCCCTGGAGGACAAGCCGACGAATGTGCCGGATGCTGCCGAGTAG
- a CDS encoding PetM family of cytochrome b6f complex subunit 7, with amino-acid sequence MKFLARSLGLLLIAAGFIGLVIDGTRSIVNNAVSFASIGKVGGTLFPSGMASLEGSIAQRGYPWLWDPIATYVLQMPASVTGFLVGALLMWLGQKPLEPIGYLAGR; translated from the coding sequence TTGAAGTTCCTAGCGCGTAGCCTTGGCCTCCTGCTGATCGCAGCGGGATTTATCGGATTGGTGATCGATGGAACGCGATCGATCGTCAACAATGCTGTATCGTTCGCTTCGATCGGAAAGGTCGGCGGCACTCTTTTCCCGAGCGGGATGGCCTCGCTCGAGGGTAGCATCGCCCAGCGTGGTTACCCCTGGCTGTGGGATCCGATCGCCACCTACGTCCTGCAGATGCCGGCCTCAGTGACGGGCTTCCTGGTCGGTGCGCTGCTGATGTGGCTCGGGCAGAAGCCCCTGGAGCCGATCGGCTACCTCGCAGGCCGCTAG
- the mepA gene encoding penicillin-insensitive murein endopeptidase, producing the protein MIPIRSLAIALALLVGGSAAAQDKGTLDPKPLPPLADPGDPKLAAKELFGRRATPADLRSRSIGSYARGCVAGAAAIPVDGDNWQVMRLSRNRNWGHPQMIGFLQRFATRLPSVNGWPGLLVGDISQPRGGPMITGHASHQIGLDADIWLTPMPNRRLSRAEREEMSATNVVRDDLLDVDPARWTPQHMALIRAAAQERSVARVFVNPAIKKALCRDAGADRAWLTKVRPIWGHNYHFHIRLACPAGEAGCSDQDPPPGGEGCGAELAAWFTPQMLRPKPGKPRPPLTMAQLPNECRTVLDAP; encoded by the coding sequence ATGATTCCGATTCGCTCCCTCGCCATCGCGCTCGCCCTTCTGGTCGGCGGCTCCGCCGCCGCGCAGGACAAGGGCACCCTCGACCCGAAGCCGCTGCCGCCGCTCGCCGATCCCGGCGATCCCAAGCTCGCCGCAAAGGAACTCTTCGGGCGACGCGCCACGCCGGCCGATCTTCGCTCGCGATCGATCGGCAGCTATGCGCGAGGGTGCGTGGCCGGTGCGGCGGCGATCCCGGTCGACGGCGACAATTGGCAGGTCATGCGCCTGTCCCGAAACCGCAACTGGGGCCATCCGCAGATGATCGGCTTCCTGCAGCGCTTCGCCACCCGGCTTCCAAGCGTGAACGGATGGCCGGGCCTTCTCGTCGGAGACATCTCGCAGCCGCGCGGCGGCCCGATGATCACGGGCCATGCCTCGCACCAGATCGGCCTCGATGCCGATATCTGGCTCACGCCCATGCCCAACCGCCGCCTCTCGCGGGCGGAGCGGGAGGAGATGTCCGCAACCAACGTGGTGCGCGACGACTTGCTCGACGTCGATCCGGCCCGATGGACGCCGCAGCACATGGCCCTGATCCGTGCCGCCGCTCAGGAGAGAAGCGTCGCCCGGGTCTTCGTGAATCCGGCCATCAAGAAGGCGCTCTGCCGGGACGCGGGAGCGGACCGCGCCTGGCTGACCAAGGTGCGGCCGATCTGGGGCCACAACTACCATTTCCACATCCGCCTCGCCTGCCCGGCCGGCGAAGCGGGCTGCTCCGATCAGGATCCGCCTCCTGGCGGAGAGGGCTGCGGGGCGGAGCTCGCCGCCTGGTTCACGCCCCAGATGCTGCGTCCCAAACCCGGCAAGCCCCGGCCGCCGCTCACCATGGCGCAACTGCCGAACGAGTGCCGTACCGTTCTTGACGCGCCCTGA